The Mesorhizobium loti DNA segment CTCGCGGAATTGCACCAGGTCGCGCGCGGAAAAGGCCAGCCGCACATGCTGGCCGAGCCTTGCCGGCTCGCGGTCGGGGCGTCCGGAATGGCCGAACAGGCCGCCCCGTTGTTCAAGACGGCGCAGCAGTTCGAAAAAGTCGAACGCTTCGGACAGAGCTTCGGCCCGGTCCGGGCCGATCTTGTCCAGATCAGGTGTCCTGTCTAGATCAGGTAGCGATTGCCGGGCGTCATCGGCCATGGCACATCCTCCTGCTTCTGCAGCAGCCGCGTGCGGGTTCGCACGAAGCCGTTTATTCCGGCATGACGGGCAAACAGCCGCGCCAGCAAGGCCGAAAGCAGCAAGGTGCTTTGCCCCGCCAGCACCGACTGATCGACATGCAGCGTCACTTCCGTGCCGCGCCCGAAGCACATCGGCCCGTCGATCTGCAGCCGTTCGATCACCGAGCGCGAGTCGATGCGCACGATCGAATGAACGTTGCGGGCAAGGCTTGGATCGCCGCGGTCGGCGTAGAGATCAAGCAGTGCATGCAGCGGGTCGACGCCGCGGCCCTCCTTGGCGAGGCTCAAGAAATTGAGTGCCAGCTGCGCCACCATTCGCCAGGCGAGATCGTCGGCCCGGGATTCGCCATCGGCCCCGGCGGGCAGCGCCGCGGGGATGGCCGGCTGCGGCGGGCGCAACGCCCCGAGCAGCCGGACGGATTCGACCGGGTCGCCGGCCTCGAGCGTCAAGGTCGGATTGTCGTCGAGGATCGGCAGATCGCGGTTGGTGCAAAGCGCCATGATGTCGAGACGCTTCAACGGCCGGTTCGCGGGACTTGCGAGCGGCCGCGATACCGCCAGGAAAACGTCGTCCCCGGTGTATGACGTGCGGGTCAGGCCGTCGCGCCGCTCATCTTCCGTTGCCCGCCTTGGGCGCCGTTCCGTCGAATAGACCCAGCCGCTGCCGCGGTTCTGCCCGAGGCTGAACAGCTCCGGTATCTCGGCGTCGCTGCCTTCACTGTCGGCATCCTCGACGCGCAGGACACGATAGATCTCGAAGTCGCGCGCCCGCGTGCGGTCGGCGTGCAGCACCTGCCGCGTCTTGCGCTGATCGAGCTCGACGACGTTGCACTCACGCTCGAACAGATTGATGATCGGCGTCGCGAAAAGTTCGAAATCCGCCGGCGTCAGGTCGGCGAGCTCGGGCACCGGGCGGCGGAACAGGAAGATGATCTCCAGTCCGCCCTCGCATTTGCGCACCACCGGCTGCAGCCCCAGGACCCGCACATAGTGAAAGCGCTCCGGCATGATGAAGTATTCGCGCAGCAGGCGGTACCCTTCGAAGGTCGGGCGAGTGCGCGGCATCAGGGCCTCGTCGTCGCTGATGCCGACCATTTCGGGTGCCGGCAGCGGCGACAGCCGGTTGGTCTTGCCTTCCGGTCGAGCGCCAACGGCAACGCAGGCACCGAAGATCGCGTCGAACAGAAGCGGCGCCTTGGTGCGTCCGGCAAAATGGAGGTCAAGCCGGTCGAGCGCCAATTCGTCGAGCTTGCCTTTTCCGGTCCGCGTCAGCGTGAGACGCAGCGCCGCCTCTCCGCCGGTGCCGCCGACCGGTCCGATGCCGGCGGCGGCCAGCGCGCTGCGATCCTGAAAATAGCTGACCGAACTGATTGCTATCGGCCACAGGGTCATGTCCTGCGCGGTGGAGAAAGTGCAGCGCGTCGACAGGCCGGGCTGAAGGCTGGAGACCAGCCGCGTGTTGCGCTTGACGACGTGGCCGGCGGGCATGGTCTGCACCTGCTGGCCGGGTTTCAGCACGGCCATTGCCGTCGCGGGCGCCGGCGTGACCAGATCCGGATAGAGGACTTCAAGCACGCTGCGCGAAAATCGCGAGCGCTCGGCGTCGACTTTCAGTCGGGTGCGAGCGGCGAGGAAGGCGACGCCGTCCAGCAGCCGTTCGACATAGGGGTCCGGGCAGGGCACCGTATCGAGGGAAAGGTTGCGCGCCACCGCCGGATGCATGTCGGCGAATTCCGCCGCAAGGCCGCGGATGTGGGTCAGTTCCTCTTCGTAATATTCGACGAAGACCCGATCCATCTCAGGCGTCCCTAATTTCGGTCCGCGCCAAGCCGTTGTCGAGATTGATCGTGGTGCGCAGGCGCATGCGTTCCGGTGTGGGCGTCATGATCAGCACGGCATCGATCTCGATCTTCAGCCCCACGGTCTTGTCGCCTAGGGTGACGGTAACTGTCGTCGCGCTTTCCTTTAGGCGGGGCTCGAAGGTGGCGAGCACCGAGCGGATTTCGCGCGCCAGCACGTCGCGGTCAAAGTCGCGGGACGACCGGCCCGAGAAGGACGGCACGCCGTAATTGACCACGCTTCGACGGACCTCCGGAAAATCGGCGAGCGACGGCGGATTGTCCGCGATCTGCTCATTCTCCAGGTCGGACAGCAGCGGCGTGGCCTCGAAGCGCTCCGTGTTGAACAGAGCCTCGATATCGCGCCGCACCGCTTCTCTGAGCACGCGCGCCGAAACCACCACGCTGCGGCTTTCGATCTCGGCGCGGTGCTGGGTCTGGAAGGCCAGGCGATGCAGGCGCCGTTTCTGGTCCGGCGTCAGCTCCGCATCGGTGTCGATGGTCCGCGCACTGCCGGCGACGAGCGTGTCGAGACGGTCCGCGCCAAGCTCGTCCAGCAGGACATGGCGCAGCCCGACTATCTCCGAGGTCAGGCCCGGCAGGTCATTGACGAGGCGATCCCACAGCGACGGTTGGACAGCCTCGCTTTTTGCCCGCAGGCTGCCCGCGATTTGCTGCTTGCCCGCGCCGGGCCGCCGGACCTCACTTGCCGACATAGACATCCATTTCGGCTTCATCATTGCCGTCATAGACGAACTTGATCTTCTTGTAGGCGAAGCTGACCTCTTCCTGGATCAGGTCTTCCTCGTCCTCGGCCTGCGACATGTCGTATTCCATGATCGAAGCGTCGGTGAGCGTGACGACCAGGTAATCCTTGGTCTCGCCATCGATGGTCCGCCGGGCGGAGAACACCACTTCATCCAGCGCCTTGTTCTCGAACAGCGCCTTTTTCAGATAGGGCGAGGATTTGTCGTAGTGCTTGATGAACTTGATCATGCCCATCGACACACGCCCACGGCGTGAGAGCGAATTCGGGTCATAGGGTGCGACCATCTTGTAGTCGACGCCATGGATTTCGATTTCGTCCGAGTGGCCGTCGCGGGTGCTTGGGCCCTTGATATCGGGAACCTTCAGAAAACCATCGATCTTCATTGGCATT contains these protein-coding regions:
- a CDS encoding type VI secretion protein, vc_a0110 family; protein product: MDRVFVEYYEEELTHIRGLAAEFADMHPAVARNLSLDTVPCPDPYVERLLDGVAFLAARTRLKVDAERSRFSRSVLEVLYPDLVTPAPATAMAVLKPGQQVQTMPAGHVVKRNTRLVSSLQPGLSTRCTFSTAQDMTLWPIAISSVSYFQDRSALAAAGIGPVGGTGGEAALRLTLTRTGKGKLDELALDRLDLHFAGRTKAPLLFDAIFGACVAVGARPEGKTNRLSPLPAPEMVGISDDEALMPRTRPTFEGYRLLREYFIMPERFHYVRVLGLQPVVRKCEGGLEIIFLFRRPVPELADLTPADFELFATPIINLFERECNVVELDQRKTRQVLHADRTRARDFEIYRVLRVEDADSEGSDAEIPELFSLGQNRGSGWVYSTERRPRRATEDERRDGLTRTSYTGDDVFLAVSRPLASPANRPLKRLDIMALCTNRDLPILDDNPTLTLEAGDPVESVRLLGALRPPQPAIPAALPAGADGESRADDLAWRMVAQLALNFLSLAKEGRGVDPLHALLDLYADRGDPSLARNVHSIVRIDSRSVIERLQIDGPMCFGRGTEVTLHVDQSVLAGQSTLLLSALLARLFARHAGINGFVRTRTRLLQKQEDVPWPMTPGNRYLI
- a CDS encoding type VI secretion system lysozyme-related protein, which produces MSASEVRRPGAGKQQIAGSLRAKSEAVQPSLWDRLVNDLPGLTSEIVGLRHVLLDELGADRLDTLVAGSARTIDTDAELTPDQKRRLHRLAFQTQHRAEIESRSVVVSARVLREAVRRDIEALFNTERFEATPLLSDLENEQIADNPPSLADFPEVRRSVVNYGVPSFSGRSSRDFDRDVLAREIRSVLATFEPRLKESATTVTVTLGDKTVGLKIEIDAVLIMTPTPERMRLRTTINLDNGLARTEIRDA
- a CDS encoding type VI secretion system effector, hcp1 family gives rise to the protein MPMKIDGFLKVPDIKGPSTRDGHSDEIEIHGVDYKMVAPYDPNSLSRRGRVSMGMIKFIKHYDKSSPYLKKALFENKALDEVVFSARRTIDGETKDYLVVTLTDASIMEYDMSQAEDEEDLIQEEVSFAYKKIKFVYDGNDEAEMDVYVGK